Proteins from one Mercurialis annua linkage group LG7, ddMerAnnu1.2, whole genome shotgun sequence genomic window:
- the LOC126655087 gene encoding acyl-CoA-binding domain-containing protein 1-like isoform X1 yields the protein MSMEFFLYLESLFTLIFSLLVSFLLANLFSVVYDDDDLNKKKIQRNFKESETKIGFVSTIVDELVDRSTETIVLDSKTSECDHQNENSEIDHEEEDDEDDDDDWEGIERSELERVFGAAVGYVGSISNAGDRKLSLGRDLKLQLYGLHKIATEGPCLVPQPNPLKVSARAKWNAWQQLGDISPEVAMEQYINLLWNNIPEWKGHDFEENGKQNFVEDDVSRNLTSDLKSSPAESMILQLQSGNKEGLS from the exons atgtcaATGGAGTTTTTTCTTTACCTCGAATCTTTATTCACTTTAATTTTTTCTCTTCTCGTTTCTTTTCTTCTCGCTAATCTTTTCTCCGTAGTATATGACGACGATGATTTgaacaagaaaaaaattcaacgaAATTTCAAAGAATCCGAAACAAAAATCGGATTCGTTTCAACTATTGTTGATGAATTAGTCGATCGATCAACGGAGACGATCGTTTTAGATTCGAAAACTAGTGAATGTGATCATCAGAATGAAAATTCTGAGATCGATCATGAGGAGGAAGacgatgaagatgatgatgatgattggGAAGGAATCGAGAGGAGTGAGTTGGAGAGGGTTTTCGGAGCGGCGGTGGGTTATGTTGGTTCGATAAGTAATGCAGGTGATCGGAAATTAAGTCTGGGCCGGGATTTGAAGTTGCAGCTTTATGGGCTGCATAAGATTGCTACGGAAGGACCTTGCCTTGTTCCTCAGCCGAATCCGTTGAAAGTTTCAGCTCGAGCAAAGTG GAATGCATGGCAACAACTTGGAGACATAAGTCCTGAGGTAGCTATGGAACAATATATCAACCTTCTTTGGAACAATATTCCTGAATGGAAGGGACATGATTTTGAg GAAAATGGTAAGCAGAATTTTGTAGAAGATGATGTATCTAGAAATTTAACTTCTGATTTAAAGTCCTCTCCTGCTGAGAG CATGATCTTGCAGCTTCAAAGTGGCAACAAGGAGGGGTTATCTTAG
- the LOC126655087 gene encoding acyl-CoA-binding domain-containing protein 1-like isoform X2, protein MSMEFFLYLESLFTLIFSLLVSFLLANLFSVVYDDDDLNKKKIQRNFKESETKIGFVSTIVDELVDRSTETIVLDSKTSECDHQNENSEIDHEEEDDEDDDDDWEGIERSELERVFGAAVGYVGSISNAGDRKLSLGRDLKLQLYGLHKIATEGPCLVPQPNPLKVSARAKWNAWQQLGDISPEVAMEQYINLLWNNIPEWKGHDFEHDLAASKWQQGGVILEEAAASMSLAN, encoded by the exons atgtcaATGGAGTTTTTTCTTTACCTCGAATCTTTATTCACTTTAATTTTTTCTCTTCTCGTTTCTTTTCTTCTCGCTAATCTTTTCTCCGTAGTATATGACGACGATGATTTgaacaagaaaaaaattcaacgaAATTTCAAAGAATCCGAAACAAAAATCGGATTCGTTTCAACTATTGTTGATGAATTAGTCGATCGATCAACGGAGACGATCGTTTTAGATTCGAAAACTAGTGAATGTGATCATCAGAATGAAAATTCTGAGATCGATCATGAGGAGGAAGacgatgaagatgatgatgatgattggGAAGGAATCGAGAGGAGTGAGTTGGAGAGGGTTTTCGGAGCGGCGGTGGGTTATGTTGGTTCGATAAGTAATGCAGGTGATCGGAAATTAAGTCTGGGCCGGGATTTGAAGTTGCAGCTTTATGGGCTGCATAAGATTGCTACGGAAGGACCTTGCCTTGTTCCTCAGCCGAATCCGTTGAAAGTTTCAGCTCGAGCAAAGTG GAATGCATGGCAACAACTTGGAGACATAAGTCCTGAGGTAGCTATGGAACAATATATCAACCTTCTTTGGAACAATATTCCTGAATGGAAGGGACATGATTTTGAg CATGATCTTGCAGCTTCAAAGTGGCAACAAGGAGGGGTTATCTTAGAAGAGGCAGCTGCTAGCATGTCGCTTGCCAATTAA